The Cutaneotrichosporon cavernicola HIS019 DNA, chromosome: 5 DNA segment GTGGCGCCTTCGTCCAAGAGTATAGGCGGGAAGCTgcacgcgcggcgcgcagaTGCTCGGTGCCGGGCGATGCGTCGCGCCGGCACTTCTGTCAGCCCACCATCGCTGGAACATTGGGTCTGTGCAACGTTGGAGACACACATCCAAGGGCGATTCTGAGGGGCCCGTTAGAATTCAAGAGTTTGTACATTTGCTGTTAGTATTTAAAAACCACATTACGCCGCATTCGTCACCAAATTGTCCAGCTCGTATAGTGTAGGTGGTTATCACAGTTCGTTGTGGATCGAATTTCCCATCTGAGCTAACCGCTGTTCGACTCAGCGTGCGAGCAGGTGATCTTTTTTTGATGATTTTTGACGAGTGTCGGACGCGGCCGCGGAATACGCGGCTTTTAGAATGATCACTCCCTCGGAATGTAGCCCCCTGCCAAAGGTCCCTTGGGGTTCGGTGTACTCCGCCTGGCCGCTTGGCCCCCTTGGGGGCCCGTGCCACTCCTGCTGCTCCAAGTAGCCGGATGACAGGTCTTCTATTGGCGCCATTTTGACTGCCCGGGTGCTTTTTTCTTGGTTTCTGACTCTGATCTGATCACCAAACACTGAGAATGGTGCTTGGTCATCCCGGCCGGGCCGAGCCGAGCGGGGCACGCGAGTAGCCTTAGGAAAACCAGGTTGCCCGCATACTCATCATTAATAAtctccgccgcctgcccgacgagctggaTAATCTTGTCATGCCATGAAGTGTCTGCAATACCAAGCCTGACCAGGTTGACGTTCAACATTCTATCTCATGGCAAATATGGAGACAAACTTCTCCCCACCAACACGGACGCAGTCGCCAACCGTGATGGCGGCGCTGTCTCGCGTCAGCAGCCTGGTCGCAAACCCACCCCTCGACATCCATCGTAATTCCCCCAACACTCCCCGACCTTTGACCGAGCTGGGCGACAAAATGGTCACAGAGCTCGAGTACACGACACACCACCCAGATACcccgagcgcagcgagcaCAGTGGCTCCCGACGGGTGTACGGAagtcaaggagctcgacggcgacacTGTGCACATTCCAGACGGTGGGCTGCGCGCGTGGCTGGTGGTCCTCGGCGCGTGCCACATTCTGTTTTCGACGTTTGGGTTCGTGGTGAGTCACAGAGGACGGAGGCATCTTCTCCGACCGAGTTGTCACTTGGCGGCACCGCACGGCTTATGAGCTCCTTGCCGCGTACGGGACGTGTAAAAGCACAGTCCCGCGTAATTTCCTCGCACACGTCAATGGTGTGAGCTGCGTGTGGACGTCATGGAATGTCTCAGTAATCCAGTAATACACTGGGAGGCTTGCGTACGACATCATGAGGGAAATGTCAAGGCTCCACGGCTCCAGCGGACCGGGTCGTATGTCGGGTGTCTCCGATACGCGGATGACCCTTCCAAGACCCTACACCCCTTTCGAAGGAATCGATACTGATGAAAGAATGCATGGGGCGTATTCCAAGATTATTACAAGGAACATCTGTTCCCGGGACGAACGACAAGTGACATGTGAGTGgctccagcgccgcgacTTTGGACCGTGCGTCGGCTAACCATGCAGCGGATGGATCGGCTCGCTCCAATACATGCTGATTTATCTCCCGGCACTACCAATGGGgcgtctcgtcgaccgTGGCTTATTCCTCTATCCGTTCTGGATCGCGTCGGCGTTGTACCCCCTCGCCATCATTTTGACTGCTGAAGTGAGCCCAATCGCATGACACAACTGATGATAGGTCAAGGAGTACTGGCAAGCGACCCTGTGTCATGGTGTCCTCTTCGGCTTTATGGCTGGCATCCTCTTCTGCCCCGCGATCGCCGTGACTTCTCAATGGTTCCATCACAAGCGCGCACTTGCGCTTGGTGTCGTGGCGTGCGCCTCGTCATTGGGTGGCACAATCTTTCCGATCATCACGACCAACTGCCTCAAACACCTCGGCTTTCCATGGACGATGCGTATCTGTGGCTTCATCTGCCTATATTCCACAATATTTGCCTCGCTCACACTCCGGAACTGCCTCCCGCCCAAAAATGCCGCAGGAGGCATGTTCAATCTCAAGGCATTCAAGAACCCGGCCTACTCGTTCTTCACCATCGGCTGTTTTCTCGTCATGGGTGGCCTGTACACGCCCCTCTCATTCATGGATGTCATGGGCAAGGAAATGGGTCTTGGCACATACGCGTCGTACCTCATCACCATTGCGAACGCCTTCTCGACCATCGGGCGTATCGGCCCAGCCTTGGTCGCCGATAAAGTGGGAAGCATGAACATCCTCATTCCAGGATTGTTTGGGAGCATCATCACGACATTTGGCTGGCCCTTTGCCCACAACAAAGCAGGCATAACTGCCATCGCCGCAACCAACGGTATTTTCCAAGGCAGTTTTGTGTCTCTCCTCGCCCCGGCCTGTGCGGTCCTCGGTAATGTCGAGGACATCGGCCGTCGCTTCGGCATGGTCAACACGCTCATGTCATTTGGCGCGTTCCTCGCTGCCCCAGCATCCGGCGCACTGCTTTCCAAAACCGACTTCCACGCCGTGTCGTACTACGCCGCCAGCCTCTTGATTGGCGGCACAGCTTGTTTCATCCTAGCCCGCCACTACCACCTTCGCAAATTCTGGGGCAAGATGTGAACAACTCCGAGGAGAGGATAGACTAAACGGCGCCATTTGTGGGTTGTCATTACGGAGACTCGGTCAAACCATCTCGCAACACCAACGCATCTGTATCAACAATTGTACGCATGAGTTTTGGGACAACGAGTACAGGAGGGCAAGTCACATCGTTGCCAGAGCATTTCGTGTATCATTTCTCATGgctcctcgagcggcgGAGATACTTGGCATATTAATTAACCCCACTCTCACATGCATACCTTACGCGGCAGCGGTACACAATCCAGGACTTCTGCCCACCCCGAGAACCGCGCGTACCACACTTAGTTCCATGGCTGCGCTGGCATTCCCGCCAGCACGCCTCTGACAACATGTACGCCATACTCTATCTCCTTGCGCCTCTCAATCCAGTTCTTGGAGCATCCGGACACTTCTGGGCTCTGAGCCCGACGCTGCCCGCAAGGAGCTTGTGCCCTCACCAACAGGTGAGGAGCCGTCCGAGACGCAGAGGTGAAAACAAAATGGCAGCCTCAACAAGCTGACTTTCAGCTCCTCTTCACTAGTATATCGGTTAGTATATTCGCCTCTCAGTCGAGAGCTGCCGGAGCTTCAAGGAGCATGGCATGACCGCGAAAGAGCAGGGTTCAACTCCCTGGTGGAGAACAGTGTGCAGACACCAGCTTTTGGTGCGAGGCGTTTTGGTGGTCTGGCTGTGGTTTAAGGAGATGGTACATACAGGATCGACGAGCACAAGATAGCACGTTTCAAGATGTTCAGTTGGTGCATGGACTTGCATGCATGTCAGGGAATAGCCATGCTCACACATTCCGCACATACAATATGGGATAGTGGAAGGAGTCGACGCATAATGTCTCTCCCTCTGGCTAAGTGGCGCACTCATCCGCTCGTTGCAATGGCAGACCCCGCCCAGTCAACACGACCCCGCGTCCTTGCGTCCGCCTGGTGATCCATTTTATCCATAGAGGTTCTTCTAATACAACAAGAGACGTGCACGACTACATCTTGCGGCCGAGAatgcgcgcgagggcgggcGGTGCGTCGCCCCGAGGCACAAACACCTCAATGACGCGAATGCGGTCCGGCTTGGCAAactccttgtcctcgaggagtGCCTGCAGCTCGCCCTGGGTCTTGACGCTGTGCGTCTCGTGCTTGACACCCGTGCGGCCAGCAAAGAGCGGGAGCATCATGGTGTAGTCCCAGTTGGCAATGTCGTTGTATTTCATGTTGGGGCCGTGAATGATGCGCTCGATCTCGTATCCGTCATTGTTGATAACGAAGATGTACGGCGTGAGGCCGCGGCGGACCATAGTCCCGATCTCCTGGACGGTGAGCTGCAGCgagccgtcgccgacgaagAGCACCGTGCGCTTGGCAGGGTCTTCCATgcgcgcggccaaggaggcaCCAAGAGCCGCACCGACACTCCACCCAATGGCGCCCCACATGCACTGCGTGTGGTACTGCGCGTTGCTTGGGAGTGCGATGGGGATCATGCCGAAAGCGCTCGTGCccatgtcgccgaggacgacgtcagTGTCCTGGAACCACCCGCCGAAGCGACTCCACATCCACTCCTGCGAGATGATAGCGTCCGACTGCGCCTTGGTCGTCACAGCCAACGAGGCGTCAGGGTTGACCTTGAGAGCGTCCTTCTTCGCCACCTTGGCTAGGCgcttgatgagctcggGTACGATCCGCCGCATGTCCGTACCGGGGTACTCTGCCGCACCGACCTTGGTGTTGTCGACGTACATCTCGACGCTGCCGTCGGGGATGCGCATGGAGAAGCGGCCCGTGTTGGTGTCGCTCTTCATCGCTCCGACCCAGAGCACAAAGTCGGCcgcctcaaactcgtccgCACACGCGCTGACGCTCATGTTGCCGCCGTACGCGCCGGCGTAGCTGGGGTCCTGTTCATCGAGCAAGGACTTGGAAGTGGGCGAGCAGAACGCACGTACGTTCGCCGCCTTGACCAGCGCGCGCACGTCCTTGCGCATGCTGTAGCG contains these protein-coding regions:
- a CDS encoding uncharacterized protein (Major Facilitator Superfamily), producing the protein METNFSPPTRTQSPTVMAALSRVSSLVANPPLDIHRNSPNTPRPLTELGDKMVTELEYTTHHPDTPSAASTVAPDGCTEVKELDGDTVHIPDGGLRAWLVVLGACHILFSTFGFVRTGSGWIGSLQYMLIYLPALPMGRLVDRGLFLYPFWIASALYPLAIILTAEVKEYWQATLCHGVLFGFMAGILFCPAIAVTSQWFHHKRALALGVVACASSLGGTIFPIITTNCLKHLGFPWTMRICGFICLYSTIFASLTLRNCLPPKNAAGGMFNLKAFKNPAYSFFTIGCFLVMGGLYTPLSFMDVMGKEMGLGTYASYLITIANAFSTIGRIGPALVADKVGSMNILIPGLFGSIITTFGWPFAHNKAGITAIAATNGIFQGSFVSLLAPACAVLGNVEDIGRRFGMVNTLMSFGAFLAAPASGALLSKTDFHAVSYYAASLLIGGTACFILARHYHLRKFWGKM
- a CDS encoding uncharacterized protein (Thiamine pyrophosphate enzyme, N-terminal TPP binding domain), translated to MTDAPLIPLAQYIIERFKQQGVKHLFGVPGDYQLELLDYFERDPDIEWVGNANELGAAYAADGYARVSHGMAVCVTTFGVGELSALGGIAGATAERLPVVHLVGSPRSPLQKANALVHHTMNLPGGQYNRFYKMSEQISAATVVLINEPDDGLTDAIDHAIRTCVVEGRPVYLDVPLDYNHREVSAAPLATPLPKLGEPKDFASIQRTLMLPPLDTVNAQVTDAIVAAFDKAKNPVILADLYAERYSMRKDVRALVKAANVRAFCSPTSKSLLDEQDPSYAGAYGGNMSVSACADEFEAADFVLWVGAMKSDTNTGRFSMRIPDGSVEMYVDNTKVGAAEYPGTDMRRIVPELIKRLAKVAKKDALKVNPDASLAVTTKAQSDAIISQEWMWSRFGGWFQDTDVVLGDMGTSAFGMIPIALPSNAQYHTQCMWGAIGWSVGAALGASLAARMEDPAKRTVLFVGDGSLQLTVQEIGTMVRRGLTPYIFVINNDGYEIERIIHGPNMKYNDIANWDYTMMLPLFAGRTGVKHETHSVKTQGELQALLEDKEFAKPDRIRVIEVFVPRGDAPPALARILGRKM